The DNA segment agttgcctgttcagcctgttgcaccgactTATGAGCatggttttcgaaaccagggacttcctaggcagtatttagccacataggggcacctAGAATCATCTCACAACAATTGTAGAGtcacttggcatgatcttgagccatgaggttcactatataagggagCTTGAGTTGTGAACATTAGACTTGCTCACTTGGAACTTttgttcaagacttctctggagctctctggacagcaagcaaCCTTCTTAGTGATCTCTAGcagtaattaggactcttgtaagtgtccttaacctcccttaattCAGTTTAGcctagttaattagctaaaagtcaaaccatcgtaattaaggtttgacttcgagattagtcaataattactcagtcaaatctcgaattaaaaatacctataagtaggtaattatgtgggtaacaaacccttaaaagggtattttcagattcccactctaaccatgataattgtcgagtcaaagcttactttaaaaagtcaacagaatgcttaaatccaaattaactcataattagcaatgtaggatacatgcaacctgtttgatcattaatataacttggtaactaatgtaagaacatgttccaacatgtttaactcggcaattttctgtttagacccggtttggaaccgaaagtcgcatagtttgactttcgctttgactttcagttctgacccgttttagtcaagtttaggattgccttagagcttattttgaacctagttacatgttagtataaccctctgtgattatacggcttggttcactagttgtctaattattatgcaagtttccgttaaatgcccacatgttgaccattatgcccaaatgtccataaaatatgatttttaaaaatataaaagggtagacatcttatttactgaattataaacttgtacctaaaatttgacatcagtttgaggtctagattaagagttatgctcattagcgtaattataagcttctttagtaattaaatggcgtaaattacatatagcctatctaaacccaaatttttatacaaaactttatacccactgatatataataatattttgggatttttagagatttttatttaattttaggctgagcataacttagtgttctaggcttaattcggctaatgccggttttgcccttttgggctataaaatgagttttataaatccttttgacctcaaacctttttctactgatttattatgttaaatatattattttgagccttctggaattataaaaatatcagcttttcttttaaaacccggaattggctccaaatcgcctttttaggcatttttacgacatagtatatgtcaaaactagtttatatatataagagtCAATACCTACTAATATatttagtaaaattttatattataacagtaaactaaagtttcaaactcagattttcagttttgaccttttaggcttatgtgaaattaccaaaatgccctttcggtgcataagatggttataattaataaaattcacatatatttgatactatactgttataacatagttaactaagtatatttactgatttattcagaaatataactcagattgctagtttaactcttttatacccttttaaatgactaaaatgcccttatgatgcataatttgagtttaaaattattttgggcataataggacatatcttactgatatcacagcatatttagtgcatataacatcaggaaacctgtatatgattgatatggttacccgttacgcactttcgcgttcggatcggcttatgtaactagtttacacatattagccgaaacgggtcaaaccatatcatctttgtctcaaaatccagaatgtgtttagtttacccatattatacaagtctccaaacttttTGGGTCTaaaaatcacattccttcccggttttcgccttccatgcgattaaaccgtaattatccttgaaactaaccggtctaagcttaggctatattaaagacccgttaagattctaataggttatCATAAACCTTctttccagaataggagacccagtaaaagatacttgcatttgcttattgtggtttatacttgctcaggtaaatacttttaacttattttcccttatacgggcttggggtacggtatataaaataccgcttggtcgggcaattgaacttaactcattagtagttgagtattatcaatgtggcccgtttaaaaatttgttttgtttgttttacgcctttgggagtttaatgaccatgtcctggatatccttggcatcattcatgaaatggccatgaccttgacacgcgggtgtaggtgtacacccgacaatgtgtccatatttattaaggtataaccgttggctttccgccgcggatttatactatgtggtgtgtcaattaaccttaaaccagGCACGAACCaggcgactaaacgcataacaaacatgtaattcttttacaagtttagatttgattaattatcccaagttataaaaagttttgtgccatgtgcattcaaatcaatttttaaaatgttttcaaaatgagtcagttaaattgtatttaccagtgtaaactgacgtattttccccaaaagattaagtgcaggttctacacgtaataggctggccactccttagcatcgttagagtctcgcaaacttggatgccattatctgttgaacagttttctcctttttatttcgatccgcctgtggatctatttcaactactatgtgatacttggatattacattttgtttgattgaaataaatctattttattgcttccgctgtatattaaaatttgtgttgtttgactatgatgatatcaactacgtcacgatactcccccaccgggcccaccggtgacacgtggaaattaggggtgtgacagcaaAACAAACCCACTGAGCCAAAAACTACAATCGAAGCGATGGAGATTAAATAAAAGTTGTTTAATGGGCATAGGTGTGGACAGGGAGACGACTAGTAGGATGCCTCAGATTCTTAATTGCAAGGAAGGGTTCCTTTTACTTTTCTTGGGCTTCCTATTGAAGAAAATATGAAACGAGTCAAACCGTGGCGGTTGATTATggataaatttacaaaaaatgATCTTCTTGGAAGGCGAAATATTTATCCATGGGAGGTAGAATCACCCTAGCCAAAGCGGTTCTTGGGAATTTGCCATCTTACTATCTCTCGATTTTTAAAGCACCGGTTAAAGTTTTAAATACCCTCGAAGACATTAGGAGATCGTTCGTATGGGGCAAGTCGGGGACTAGAAATAAACTTATGTGGGTCGCTTGGAAcaaaatacaagtttctaaaaggTTTGGGGGTATGGGGTCTGGGAGAGATAAGAAGCCTAAATTGGGCTTTCCTTATGAAATAGAAATGGAGGTACATGAACCAAGCTTCTCAACTGTGGGCTTTGGCTATTCGGGCAATTCATGGTAACGGCGAAATGAGTGTATATATTCCACTGTGTGGTGGCATTGGGGGTACTTGGAAAGACATCCTTGCGGTTAAAAAAGACATACAAAAAGCTGGTATTAATAATGTAAGTGGGATGGGCATAGAAACGAGAGGCAGGCAGGTTAATATTTTTTCTGTGGCGAAATTTTGAGACGGGGTAAATGAAAGAATAGGCGAAAAAGTTAATATTGGTGGGTTTAAATGGCTTGCGTGGGTCTCTAAGAATACTTTGTGCTTTGTTTGGAAACTTTGCCAAGCTTTACAACATAGGGGTATTTTTATTCAACAGGTGCAATGCAAATTATGTGGGTTTGATTTAGAAATAGTGAACCATCTTTCTGTGGAGTGTGTCATGGTCAAAGCTGTGTGGTGGCATTTATGTATTTGGCTAAAAATCCCTGTCATAATGCAAGTGAACTCCTTCCTTAACTTGCTGGAAGCAATTAACAATCTAAAAGGCTCGAAAAGTGGAAGAAAGTAATAGAAGTAGTTTTCTATGCGGCTACATGGAGAGTTTGGAAGGCAAGAAACGCAAAGGTCTTTGATAATATCCCGTCTGGGGGGGAAAGGTGGTGGACGATGTTAAAGAGGACATGTTTATGTGGATCAAGAACAGGTCGAAGTTCACAAATTTGAATTGGGAGAGGTGACGAGACTTTAATGTGAGAGACGTAATCGGTTCgagtttgtttattttgttttatatgtTTTGTTTCGTCTTGCTTTTCGGGATTCCCAGCTTCTTGCTGGCTCAtttgttttcatttttatgattttataaAAATGCCGTCGTTCTAAAAAAAGAAGTTTACTAGATACAAATAATAACTGATGGATGGTGGCTCAACCCTGTTTTGTAGATTCTTTTTTTCATGTAACGAGTTAGACACACAACCTTAACGGAGAAAATGCACTTACATGATGTTGAGGGTTCGAGTCCCACCTGTAAGGCTCACTAATAaagaaaagagttaaatgtcattttagtcgtTGTGTTTTGGGCAATTTtggcagtttagtccaaatgtttcatttttcgactgtgggtccaaaaaggtttcactgttgccattttagtcaactggattaactttatccatttttctgttaatgagaagggctagtcggtcattttatatggccgaattacCCTTCTAGTTAATATAATTAcgtataaaatgactgaattgttGTTCTCGTTAACCGAAAAAATAGATAAAGTTAattcagtggactaaaatggcaatggtgaaacttttataataataaaagaattttgagtaaacttccgttttgctccctgtggtttggtcattttaacggttttgctccaatagtttaaaaataaccattttcctccctgatctttcgagtttgtcgccaatttgctccctaatctttcgagtttgtctcCAGTTTCCTTCCTGATGGAATTAAAGGCTGGGAGCAAAATgaagataagttagaaaaatcagggaggaaaatgactattttaataCTGTTAGAGCAAAActgttaaaatgaccaaaccacatgaagcaaaatggaagtttactCAAAAATTTATTAATTGGTGATGCTCCATATCATAAGCTAGCCCGACCCgatccgacccgacccgaccctgATGAGCAGACTAGGCAGTAGTGTTGGATGGAAGTTAATTTAACAAACTGCAACGCACCTCTTCTTCTCCTCCAGATGAGCATGAAAATTCCAAATCAAACTGCCTGCTAACCCATAATTCGTCGTCTAGTTATCCGATCCGTCATACGGATCTTCACTTTTTTCAACCTAAAACCCTAAAAAGTTTCTTCGGAATCTTTAATTAAAATCGATGTTTGAATTTTAGGATTATTGTTAATGCGATGGTGGTCTGCAAGTGCCGAAAGGTATGCTGCTAATTTCTTTCCTCCTCTTTCAACTTACTTTTACATTACGTTAGCTAGCTAGGTCTTGGTATTACTTGAAGATAATTAGAGCTTTAGATCGGATCCATCCATTGATGTGGATCCTTCCGTCCGTCCGGGATCTTATAATAATAAATTGTTATGATGaagtctgtctgtctgtctgaggtgtttgtttgtttgttgctCACAACAGGCAACTAAGCTGTACTGCTTCGTACACAAGGTCCCCGTTTGTGGAGAATGCGTATGCTTTCCCGACCACCAAATATGTGTGGTACGTCTAACACATCTCCATAAAATCATTCTTTCAGGTCACTTGCTTGAATCTATTGACTTCATTTCACAGGTTCGTACATACTCCGACTGGGTGATCGACGGGGACTATGATTGGCCCCCAAAGTGTTGTCATTGTCAAGCCGTGCTTCAAGAAAATGGTGCTTCTCAAACAACGCGCTTGGGCTGCTGCTTGCGTATGTTATTCTGCATTCGACAAACATGCATCATTCATTTGTACTAATTTAACCACCTTATATTGTATATCTTCAGATGTCATACACACAAGTTGCTTAGTTTCAAATATTAAAAGTTATCCTCCTCACACCGCTCCATCTGGATACGTTTGTCCGGCATGTTCAACTCCGGTAAGGTTAAATTGTACGCATATACATTTGTAAAAGCTTGATGATGTACTTATACGTTGTCTGCAGATATGGCCTCCTAAAAGCGTTAAAGACTCTGGATCCCGTTTACATTCTCAGTTGAAGGAAGCCATTGTTCAGGTTAATTCAATCTTAAACAAGTATATGTTTAGTGTGTTTACATACAAAATGAAGTTGTTCATAGATGCGATGTGATTGTTGTTATGCAGACTGGAATCGAGAAGAATGTGTTTGGAAACAATCCAGTTTCATTGACAGTCAGGATTCCCCCTGAGCCTTCGGTAACAAATGACGATGCAGCAAATGGTTCTGCTAAACGTTCAAGCACAGATAATGTGGAAATAGATGTTCCAAGTTCAGTAAATCATTTGAGAAGCCCAACTTCTAGTGCTACGACCAGAAAGAGTGCACCACAAGTTGAAAGGCAAAACTCTGAGGTTTCATACTTTGCAGATGACGAAGATGCTAATCGTAAGAAGTACTCAAGGAGAGGTGAGATTATTATTGTGTTCAAAAGTCAAATTTAAAGTTGCTTTTGTGTCTTTCAAATTTATGTGGCATCCATAATCTCTTGGTAAAATGCCCGCATACGTGATGAGCGCGCTATGCCATCAGCTTTTGGGATCAAAATGCATCAGAGCACCAcacgtttttaaaaccaagattcATATTAGACAATGGGATTAGTTTCATCTTATATCCGTAATCTTTCTAAACACAAAGTATCATATTACCCCTTtcattgtaaataaaataaaataaaataaagactaaaatgtcattttcgtccctgaggtttagccagttttgcgactttcgtccaaaggtttctttttccgcatctggatccaagaggtttgaaatcttgccattttcatccggctcgttaactacatctatttttccccgttaagttaggggtatttccgtcttttttgttaacttaaagggcaagtTGGTCTTTTTCcttttatgtaaaaagaccgaatactcCTGAAAAAGACCGAaatgccctttaagttaacaaaaaagacggaaataccctttacttaacggagaaaaatggatggagttagtgAGCTAGATGAAAATTGCAAGATATCAacccttttggatccagatgcggaaaaacaaacctttgaacgaaagtcgcaaaactggccaaacctcagggacgaaaatggaattttactctaaaataaaataaaatcaagAGCCTATAATAGGAAGACAACTTTATTGATGTGGATCATCTCCGTTCATATGTTCTCTTAATTTACTCGTTGAAACTTGCTATTATAAGTAACTGGTTTTTACAGACTATGAGATAGGTTAAGCAAATATGAAGTTTTGGTGTTTTAACctaaagagaaaaatgcccggatagtccctgtggttttgcattttttcacctatagtccttaactttctaaaactacctgaatagtccccaacttttcattttttgttcccggatagtccctgggtctaacttcagtttgttttctttgttaagtgggtgtgaaatgaccaatttaccctttcctttaaaaggccaaaccacagggactatccgggcatcttctttatttttagagaaaaaccccaccaccaccacacttcatcttcaacctccacccaccatcaccctcctccaccctccaccgtCACCGCCACAGTCACTCTCCACGTAATTGCTGCCACAGTATGACTGAGCATCTGAATCGAAATGATGATGTTGTTGTTGCTGAACCTGTGCTAGCACCTGTTGCAGTTTGTTACGTAAAGCGTTTGCTGTTGCCTCGTTTGTTTGAACCAATTCTTTCAGGATTTGATTCTCTATATTCAGAGATTTCACTTTTTCCTCTAGCATCCAGTTCAACCGTCCGATTTTCAGATATTCATCCTCTTTTGTTTTCAGTCGTTTCGTTAAAGATTCATTTACAGCTGTCATCATTCTCATTGTGTTTTGCTTCTGTATTTGTTCCATCTCCGATCTCTCTTTCTCCGTCTGCAATTTGTTGTATTATGTCATGACTTTTGTTTTAACATTCATAACAATGAAATGAAACTGATAAATGACACTTACGTGATGAGCAATTAATCTATCAATCTCGGATTGTTGTTGATACATCTGCGATGAGATATCTTCTGCGTGTAACGTGTACTCGCCTATTCGGTTAACATTTTTAACGGAGAACGATACCGGAATGAATGAAGATGAATCACGTGATCGTTTTCTGGAAACCGTCGCTGGCGGTCGGAAATCATACGCCGGAGAAGTTTCTCCGGCTTAGTTCCGTACGCCATACTACCGTTGTTTTGATACATCATTACACTGAGTAATCAATCACCATACTACCGTGGAGAGTGacggtggagggtggaggagggtgatggtgggtggaggttgaagatgaagtgtggtggtggtggggtttttctctaaaaataaagaagatgcccggatagtccctgtggtttggccttttaaag comes from the Helianthus annuus cultivar XRQ/B chromosome 4, HanXRQr2.0-SUNRISE, whole genome shotgun sequence genome and includes:
- the LOC110938279 gene encoding zinc finger protein-like 1 homolog, yielding MVVCKCRKATKLYCFVHKVPVCGECVCFPDHQICVVRTYSDWVIDGDYDWPPKCCHCQAVLQENGASQTTRLGCCLHVIHTSCLVSNIKSYPPHTAPSGYVCPACSTPIWPPKSVKDSGSRLHSQLKEAIVQTGIEKNVFGNNPVSLTVRIPPEPSVTNDDAANGSAKRSSTDNVEIDVPSSVNHLRSPTSSATTRKSAPQVERQNSEVSYFADDEDANRKKYSRRGGFRNQFLRKLLPFWSSALPTLPVTTPPRKDANADDVHVRHHRPSRMDPRKILLVIAIMACLATMGILYYRIAQRGFGEELPQEGEA